One window from the genome of Streptomyces sp. NBC_00708 encodes:
- a CDS encoding MarR family transcriptional regulator, with the protein MTPVQLFLLGRTLMKIGEEALPEPSSPTGAPQRGGTRAALVVLSDVLGHQGTSVSEIAARTGLPQSQVSGAVARLKETGSFVTAPDPADGRRQLIRTASEVSERVAEVRTARIDDALGAALGTDDPETLRAVGEALDVLARHLAPEAAGRLRS; encoded by the coding sequence ATGACCCCGGTCCAGTTGTTCCTGCTCGGCCGGACCCTGATGAAGATCGGCGAGGAGGCGCTGCCGGAGCCCTCGTCCCCCACCGGCGCCCCGCAGCGCGGCGGCACCCGCGCGGCCCTGGTCGTACTGAGCGACGTCCTCGGCCACCAGGGCACCTCCGTGAGCGAGATCGCCGCGCGCACGGGCCTGCCGCAGAGTCAGGTCTCGGGCGCCGTGGCCCGGCTCAAGGAGACCGGCTCGTTCGTGACCGCCCCCGATCCGGCGGACGGCAGGCGGCAGTTGATCCGTACGGCCTCCGAGGTGTCGGAGCGGGTGGCCGAGGTGCGGACGGCCCGGATCGACGACGCGCTGGGCGCGGCGCTGGGCACGGACGACCCGGAAACGCTGCGCGCGGTCGGCGAGGCGCTGGACGTACTCGCCCGCCACCTCGCGCCGGAGGCGGCGGGCCGCCTCCGGTCATGA
- a CDS encoding AAA family ATPase, with the protein MHKEQEFVDRLYDRVDALRGAAAEQVQDALTPVGTGRQARIERDVLVAERSGLLAALNAVDGSLCFGRIDLSDGAAHHIGRIGIREDDVEHTPLLIDWRAPVARPFYLATHHTPMGLRRRRHLTTEGRAVTELHDEILDIEDHERTGFEDPSGDSVLLAAVNSARTGRMADIVRTIQAEQDRIIRAPHRGVLVVEGGPGTGKTAVALHRAAFLLYEQRELLAKRAVLIVGPNPAFLSYIGEVLPALGETGVLLATQAELFPGIHAHGTDTPRAAAVKGGAAMAEALEFAVRDRQLLPEPGSPLIVPHDDGDLILDWEIAYEARQAARDTRLPHNLARPHFAFRIIDALTAQLTERIGADPYGGPNFLGPDDIAQLGKAVAVSQEVHAAIDELWPPLTPQGFLAGYLAEPVHLPEADAEAIRRAPGEDAWTPADVPLLDEAAELLGVDDSAERAAAEAERQERIAYAQGVLELSRGSESFEFEDEESEVLAAHDIVDAERMAERQEEADHRSAAERAAADRTWAFGHIIVDEAQELSPMAWRLLMRRSPTRSMTLVGDPAQTSEEAGVGSWQEILEPYVGDRYEHVRLAVNYRTPAEVMEVAAKVLRAEDPSFEPPGSVRSTGEVPWVRDSGADLAGAVARAVAELTPAEGRLAVIAPRELHEEIAAPLEGVVPGAEPDLTRTVVLLGPRQAKGLEFDHVLVVEPGRFGTSDLYVALTRATQRLGILHREPLPASLR; encoded by the coding sequence TTGCACAAGGAGCAGGAATTCGTCGACCGGCTCTACGACCGTGTCGACGCGCTGCGTGGTGCCGCCGCCGAGCAGGTCCAGGACGCCCTGACGCCGGTCGGCACGGGCCGGCAGGCCCGGATCGAACGGGATGTGCTGGTCGCCGAGCGCTCGGGTCTGCTCGCCGCGCTGAATGCGGTCGACGGCTCTCTGTGTTTCGGCCGCATCGATCTCTCGGACGGCGCCGCGCACCATATCGGCCGTATCGGAATCCGCGAGGACGATGTCGAGCACACGCCTTTGCTGATCGACTGGCGGGCCCCGGTCGCCCGCCCCTTCTACCTCGCCACCCACCACACCCCGATGGGTCTGCGCAGGCGCCGGCACCTCACCACCGAGGGCCGCGCGGTCACCGAGCTGCACGATGAGATCCTCGACATCGAGGACCACGAGCGCACCGGCTTCGAGGACCCGAGCGGCGACTCCGTCCTGCTGGCCGCCGTGAACTCCGCGCGCACCGGACGCATGGCCGACATCGTGCGGACCATCCAGGCGGAGCAGGACCGCATCATCCGCGCGCCGCACCGCGGTGTCCTGGTCGTCGAGGGCGGCCCCGGCACCGGAAAGACGGCGGTCGCCCTGCACCGGGCGGCGTTCCTGCTGTACGAGCAGCGGGAGCTGCTGGCCAAGCGCGCGGTCCTGATCGTGGGCCCGAACCCGGCCTTCCTCAGCTACATCGGCGAGGTGCTGCCCGCGCTCGGCGAGACCGGTGTGCTGCTCGCCACGCAGGCCGAGCTCTTCCCCGGCATCCACGCGCACGGCACGGACACGCCCCGGGCCGCCGCGGTGAAGGGCGGCGCGGCCATGGCCGAGGCGCTGGAGTTCGCCGTACGCGACCGGCAGCTGCTGCCCGAGCCTGGCTCCCCGCTGATCGTCCCGCACGACGACGGCGACCTGATCCTGGACTGGGAGATCGCCTACGAGGCCCGGCAGGCGGCCCGCGACACCCGGCTGCCCCACAACCTGGCCCGGCCGCACTTCGCGTTCCGGATCATCGACGCGCTGACCGCCCAGCTCACCGAGCGCATCGGCGCCGACCCGTACGGCGGGCCCAACTTCCTGGGGCCGGACGACATCGCCCAGCTCGGCAAGGCCGTCGCGGTCAGCCAGGAGGTCCATGCGGCGATCGACGAGCTGTGGCCGCCGCTCACCCCGCAGGGCTTCCTGGCCGGCTACCTGGCCGAGCCGGTCCATCTGCCGGAGGCGGACGCGGAGGCCATCCGGCGCGCGCCCGGTGAGGACGCCTGGACACCGGCCGACGTCCCGCTGCTGGACGAGGCGGCCGAACTGCTCGGGGTCGACGACAGCGCCGAGCGGGCCGCCGCCGAGGCGGAGCGCCAGGAGCGGATCGCGTACGCACAGGGCGTGCTCGAACTGTCCAGGGGCTCGGAGTCCTTCGAGTTCGAGGACGAGGAGTCGGAGGTGCTGGCCGCGCACGACATCGTGGACGCGGAGCGGATGGCGGAGCGGCAGGAGGAGGCCGATCACCGCAGCGCGGCGGAGCGTGCCGCCGCCGACCGGACGTGGGCGTTCGGGCACATCATCGTGGACGAGGCCCAGGAGCTCTCGCCGATGGCGTGGCGGCTGCTCATGCGCCGGTCACCGACCCGGTCGATGACCCTGGTGGGCGACCCGGCGCAGACCTCGGAGGAGGCGGGCGTCGGCTCCTGGCAGGAGATCCTGGAGCCGTACGTGGGTGACCGCTACGAGCATGTGCGGCTCGCGGTCAACTACCGCACGCCGGCCGAGGTGATGGAGGTCGCGGCGAAGGTCCTGCGGGCCGAGGACCCGTCGTTCGAGCCGCCGGGGTCCGTGCGGTCCACGGGCGAGGTGCCGTGGGTCCGGGACTCCGGGGCGGACCTGGCGGGCGCGGTGGCGCGTGCGGTGGCCGAGCTGACGCCCGCCGAGGGGCGCCTCGCGGTGATCGCGCCGCGCGAGCTGCACGAGGAGATCGCGGCCCCGCTGGAGGGGGTCGTGCCCGGCGCCGAGCCGGATCTGACCCGCACGGTGGTGCTGCTGGGGCCCCGGCAGGCCAAGGGCCTGGAATTCGACCACGTCCTGGTGGTGGAGCCCGGCCGGTTCGGGACGAGCGACCTGTACGTGGCGCTGACCCGCGCCACGCAGCGGCTGGGCATCCTGCACCGGGAGCCGCTTCCGGCGTCCCTGCGCTGA
- a CDS encoding alpha/beta hydrolase: MFLDTDGATLYYEVRGTGPLLLIAQSGEGGADRSTDLVNRLTDRYTVVTYDRRGLSRSALAAPDRGVTMEEHADDVHRLLARLTDEPALMLGCSMGAAIGLHLAVTHPGRLHTLVAHDPVSPSLLPAGPRAGHAAELVHLQEVYREGGLKAALPEIARVLGIDPARQETEPDLTPMPLTPGRVADFGFFIAHDFTAVVEAELDQEALRTSPVRIVPAGGTLTTPDVFVGQCAHRLAGIVGREVVAFPGGHNGNTTHPRAYAALLREVLA, from the coding sequence ATGTTCCTCGACACCGACGGCGCCACCCTGTACTACGAGGTCCGGGGCACCGGCCCCCTGCTGCTCATCGCGCAGAGCGGCGAGGGCGGCGCCGACCGGAGCACCGACCTGGTGAACCGCCTCACCGACCGGTACACCGTGGTCACGTACGACCGGCGGGGCCTGTCCCGCAGCGCGCTCGCCGCTCCGGACCGGGGCGTGACCATGGAGGAGCACGCCGACGACGTCCACCGGCTGCTGGCCCGGCTCACCGACGAGCCCGCCCTGATGCTCGGATGCAGCATGGGCGCCGCGATCGGACTGCACCTCGCGGTGACCCACCCGGGCCGGCTGCACACCCTCGTGGCGCACGACCCGGTGTCCCCCTCCCTGCTGCCCGCCGGCCCGCGCGCCGGGCACGCGGCGGAGCTCGTCCACCTCCAGGAGGTGTACCGGGAGGGCGGGCTGAAGGCCGCGCTCCCGGAGATCGCCCGGGTCCTCGGCATCGACCCGGCCCGCCAGGAGACCGAGCCGGACCTGACGCCCATGCCCCTCACCCCGGGCCGCGTCGCCGACTTCGGGTTCTTCATCGCACACGACTTCACGGCCGTCGTCGAGGCCGAACTCGACCAGGAGGCCTTGCGGACGTCGCCGGTACGCATCGTCCCCGCCGGCGGCACCCTCACCACACCGGACGTCTTCGTCGGGCAGTGCGCACACCGGCTCGCCGGAATCGTGGGGCGGGAGGTCGTCGCGTTCCCCGGCGGGCACAACGGCAACACCACCCACCCCCGGGCGTACGCCGCGCTGCTGCGCGAGGTCCTGGCATAG
- a CDS encoding (2,3-dihydroxybenzoyl)adenylate synthase: MNTAPHEDAPTWPAEFAARYRAAGHWRGETFAGMLRERAEAHGDRVALVDPAPERRAWTYRELDQRAARLAAGFRARGIAKGDRVVVQLPNIAEFAEVVFALFRIGALPVYALPAHRETEIGYFCSFAEAVAYVIPDRHAGFDHRALATAVKEQAPTLKHVFVVGDPGEHTALSDVPCDGTSGPDDEPEPHDLAFLQLSGGTTGVPKLIPRTHDDYIYSLRGSNEICGVGADTRYLVVLPAAHNFPMSSPGWLGTLYAGGTVVLCPRPDPATAFPLIERERVTMTGMVPPLALVWTDAAAATEQDLSSLELLLVGGAKYSETAARRLEPALGCRLMQVFGMAEGLVNYTRLDDDQETVVTTQGRPISEDDEIRIVDGAGQEVPEGHFGHLLTRGPYTIRGYWRAPEHNRSAFTEDGFYRTGDIVRRTPSGHLVVEGRAKDQINRGGEKVAPEEIENIILAHPSVHDVSVVGVSDPYLGERTLAYVILRKDAEALGALAVKRHVRERGVAAYKIPDLVEFVDAFPQTGIGKVSKKGLRTEPAPAPTPAAQN, translated from the coding sequence GTGAACACCGCACCGCACGAAGACGCCCCGACCTGGCCCGCCGAGTTCGCCGCACGCTACCGGGCGGCCGGGCACTGGCGCGGCGAGACCTTCGCCGGCATGCTGCGCGAACGCGCCGAGGCCCACGGCGACCGCGTCGCGCTCGTCGACCCGGCGCCCGAGCGCCGCGCGTGGACGTACCGCGAACTGGACCAGCGCGCGGCCCGGCTGGCGGCCGGCTTCCGGGCGCGCGGAATAGCCAAGGGCGACCGGGTCGTCGTGCAGCTGCCCAACATCGCCGAGTTCGCCGAGGTGGTCTTCGCCCTCTTCCGGATCGGCGCGCTCCCCGTCTACGCGCTCCCCGCCCACCGGGAGACGGAGATCGGCTACTTCTGCTCCTTCGCCGAGGCCGTCGCCTACGTGATCCCGGACCGGCACGCCGGATTCGACCACCGCGCGCTGGCCACCGCGGTGAAGGAGCAGGCGCCCACTCTGAAGCATGTGTTCGTCGTCGGCGACCCCGGCGAGCACACCGCGCTGTCCGACGTACCGTGCGACGGGACGTCCGGCCCGGACGACGAACCCGAGCCGCACGACCTGGCCTTCCTCCAGCTGTCCGGCGGAACCACCGGAGTGCCCAAACTCATCCCCCGTACGCACGACGACTACATCTACTCGCTGCGCGGCTCCAACGAGATCTGCGGCGTCGGCGCGGACACCCGCTACCTCGTCGTCCTGCCCGCGGCGCACAACTTCCCGATGAGCTCGCCCGGCTGGCTCGGCACGCTGTACGCCGGCGGCACGGTCGTCCTGTGCCCCCGGCCCGACCCCGCCACCGCCTTCCCGCTCATCGAGCGGGAGCGCGTCACCATGACCGGCATGGTCCCGCCGCTCGCCCTGGTGTGGACCGATGCGGCCGCCGCGACGGAGCAGGACCTGTCGAGCCTGGAACTGCTCCTGGTCGGCGGCGCCAAGTACAGCGAGACGGCGGCCCGCCGCCTGGAGCCCGCGCTCGGCTGCCGGCTGATGCAGGTCTTCGGCATGGCCGAGGGCCTCGTCAACTACACCCGGCTCGACGACGACCAGGAGACCGTCGTCACCACCCAGGGCCGGCCGATCTCCGAGGACGACGAGATCCGGATCGTGGACGGCGCCGGACAGGAGGTCCCGGAGGGGCACTTCGGCCACCTGCTGACCCGGGGGCCGTACACCATCCGCGGCTACTGGCGCGCCCCGGAACACAACCGGTCGGCGTTCACCGAGGACGGCTTCTACCGTACGGGCGACATCGTGCGCCGCACCCCGAGCGGCCATCTCGTCGTCGAGGGCCGGGCGAAGGACCAGATCAACCGGGGCGGCGAGAAGGTCGCGCCGGAGGAGATCGAGAACATCATCCTCGCCCACCCGTCCGTCCACGACGTCTCGGTGGTCGGCGTGAGCGACCCGTATCTCGGGGAACGCACCCTGGCCTACGTGATCCTGCGCAAGGACGCCGAAGCCCTGGGGGCGCTCGCCGTCAAACGGCATGTGCGCGAGCGCGGAGTCGCCGCGTACAAGATTCCGGATCTCGTCGAGTTCGTCGACGCCTTCCCCCAGACGGGGATCGGCAAGGTCAGCAAGAAGGGCCTGCGCACCGAGCCGGCCCCCGCCCCAACCCCCGCCGCACAGAACTGA
- a CDS encoding isochorismate synthase produces the protein MSASLREPTAPRRTGPPHPGPAVPATALLDAYRPGTDRFLATPRRTLLGTGTAAEVPHDDRPPAVRVREALDAARRAGHTAPVVMGSLPFDPWAAGSLAVPGTVRRATALREDPLVSRPVPDGGPGTWQTREVPAPAAYTAAVAAAVRRMRAGEFDKVVLARTLELTSSHDLDLPAMLRRLARHDPGGYTFALPSGPGRTLIGASPELLVARTGNRLTANPLAGSAPRSGDLAEDVRRAAALLESPKDLHEHAVVVEAVRAALAPFCASLEVPQQPTLVRTEAMWHLSTTVTGTLTAPATTSLDLASALHPTPAVCGTPTDLARAVIAESEPFDRGAYTGMVGWQDADGDGEWVVTIRCAEAEGRSLRLFAGAGVVAASSPEAETAETGAKFRTFLNAVGASL, from the coding sequence ATGTCTGCCTCACTGCGCGAACCCACCGCCCCTCGCCGGACCGGCCCTCCCCACCCCGGCCCCGCCGTCCCGGCCACCGCGCTGCTGGACGCCTACCGGCCGGGCACCGACCGCTTCCTCGCCACACCACGCCGCACCCTGCTCGGCACCGGCACCGCCGCCGAGGTCCCGCACGACGACAGACCGCCCGCCGTCCGCGTCCGGGAAGCCCTCGACGCCGCACGGCGGGCCGGGCACACGGCGCCGGTCGTCATGGGCTCGCTGCCCTTCGACCCGTGGGCGGCCGGATCGCTGGCCGTCCCCGGGACCGTGCGCCGGGCCACGGCCCTGCGCGAGGACCCGCTCGTCTCCCGGCCCGTCCCGGACGGCGGGCCCGGCACCTGGCAGACCCGGGAGGTTCCCGCCCCGGCCGCGTACACCGCGGCGGTGGCGGCGGCGGTCCGGCGGATGCGCGCCGGCGAGTTCGACAAGGTCGTCCTCGCCCGCACCCTGGAGCTGACCTCCTCGCACGACCTGGACCTGCCCGCCATGCTGCGCCGGCTGGCCCGGCACGACCCCGGCGGCTACACCTTCGCGCTCCCCAGCGGCCCCGGCCGCACCCTCATCGGCGCCAGCCCCGAACTCCTCGTCGCCCGCACCGGCAACCGGCTCACCGCCAACCCGCTGGCCGGTTCGGCACCCCGCAGCGGCGACCTCGCCGAGGACGTCCGGCGGGCCGCCGCGCTCCTGGAGTCGCCCAAGGACCTCCACGAGCACGCCGTCGTCGTCGAGGCCGTCCGTGCCGCCCTCGCCCCGTTCTGCGCGAGCCTGGAAGTGCCCCAACAGCCCACGCTCGTACGGACGGAGGCCATGTGGCACCTGTCCACGACGGTCACCGGCACCCTCACCGCCCCCGCCACCACCTCGCTCGACCTCGCCTCCGCGCTGCACCCCACGCCCGCCGTGTGCGGGACGCCCACCGACCTGGCCCGCGCGGTCATCGCGGAGTCGGAGCCCTTCGACCGGGGCGCCTACACCGGCATGGTCGGCTGGCAGGACGCGGACGGGGACGGCGAGTGGGTCGTGACGATCCGCTGCGCCGAGGCGGAGGGCCGCTCCCTGCGGCTGTTCGCCGGTGCCGGGGTGGTCGCCGCCTCGTCGCCCGAGGCCGAGACCGCCGAGACCGGCGCCAAATTCCGTACGTTCCTCAACGCCGTGGGAGCCAGCCTGTGA
- a CDS encoding 2,3-dihydro-2,3-dihydroxybenzoate dehydrogenase, with amino-acid sequence MAPHSPPASGRPLLPPDQELAGRLALVTGAGRGIGEAVVRALAARGCRVLATDVDAEGVDALAREYGGSVVGRTLDVTDAAAVEALVAEAEDTLGALDIAVNVAGILRCSPVAELTDEDWAATFAVNTDGVFHVSRAVSRRMAGRGAGSIVTVASNAAGIPRTTMAAYAASKAASVMFTKCLGLELAPLGVRCNTVSPGSTLTDMQRGMWPAGEARDDGPAAQRVIAGDLASYRTGIPLGRIAEPSDVAEAVAFLVSDRARHITLHDLYVDGGATLRA; translated from the coding sequence ATGGCGCCGCATTCCCCCCCTGCTTCCGGTCGTCCCCTCCTGCCCCCGGACCAGGAACTCGCCGGCCGGCTGGCCCTCGTGACGGGAGCCGGGCGCGGCATAGGCGAGGCGGTCGTCCGCGCCCTCGCCGCACGCGGCTGCCGGGTCCTTGCGACCGATGTGGACGCCGAAGGCGTGGACGCCCTCGCCCGGGAGTACGGCGGGAGTGTCGTCGGGCGGACGCTGGACGTCACGGACGCGGCGGCCGTCGAAGCCCTCGTCGCCGAGGCCGAGGACACGCTCGGCGCCCTGGACATCGCGGTCAACGTCGCCGGGATACTGCGGTGTTCGCCCGTCGCCGAGCTCACCGACGAGGACTGGGCGGCCACCTTCGCCGTCAACACCGACGGGGTGTTCCACGTCTCGCGGGCCGTCTCACGCCGGATGGCCGGGCGCGGGGCCGGCAGCATCGTCACCGTCGCGTCCAACGCCGCCGGCATCCCCCGTACGACCATGGCGGCCTACGCCGCGTCCAAGGCCGCCTCCGTCATGTTCACCAAGTGCCTCGGCCTGGAGCTGGCACCCCTGGGCGTCCGGTGCAACACCGTCTCACCGGGCTCCACCCTCACCGACATGCAGCGCGGGATGTGGCCGGCCGGCGAGGCGCGGGACGACGGGCCCGCCGCACAGCGCGTCATAGCCGGGGACCTGGCGAGCTACCGCACGGGCATACCGCTGGGCAGGATCGCCGAACCGTCCGACGTCGCCGAGGCGGTCGCCTTCCTCGTGTCCGACCGGGCCCGCCACATCACCCTGCACGACCTGTACGTCGACGGCGGCGCCACCCTGCGCGCCTGA
- a CDS encoding isochorismatase family protein has protein sequence MALPAIAPYPLPRADELPANRVDWTVDPARAVLLVHDLQNHFLSAYRPGEQPLTGMLANTARVIGASRRAGIPVVHSAQRGGQSAEERGLQLDFWGPGMADDPAALASPDEVAPAPGDTVLTKWKYSAFVRTELESLIRDEGRDQLVITGVYAHIGVLMSAADAWMRDIRAFVVADAVADFSREDHDMALRWAAGRCAVVTTTDALLEEI, from the coding sequence ATGGCACTGCCCGCCATCGCCCCCTACCCCCTGCCCCGCGCGGACGAGCTGCCGGCGAACCGGGTCGACTGGACCGTCGACCCGGCCCGCGCCGTGCTGCTCGTCCACGACCTGCAGAACCACTTCCTGAGCGCCTACCGCCCCGGCGAGCAGCCGCTGACCGGCATGCTCGCGAACACCGCCCGCGTCATCGGGGCGAGCCGTCGCGCCGGAATCCCGGTGGTGCACTCGGCGCAGCGGGGCGGCCAGAGCGCCGAGGAGCGCGGTCTCCAACTGGACTTCTGGGGGCCGGGGATGGCGGACGACCCGGCGGCCCTGGCGTCGCCGGACGAGGTGGCGCCCGCACCGGGTGACACGGTGCTCACGAAGTGGAAGTACAGCGCCTTCGTCCGCACCGAGCTGGAGTCCCTGATCCGCGACGAGGGGCGTGACCAGCTGGTGATCACCGGTGTCTACGCGCACATCGGGGTGCTGATGAGCGCCGCCGACGCGTGGATGCGCGACATCCGGGCGTTCGTGGTGGCGGACGCCGTCGCGGACTTCTCGCGCGAGGACCACGACATGGCGCTGCGCTGGGCGGCGGGCCGCTGCGCGGTCGTCACGACGACGGACGCGCTCCTCGAGGAGATCTGA